In the Mycolicibacter minnesotensis genome, ACGCTGGCAGATGCCGGCGTCGAGCACGTGGTTCCGGTCCGCTACAGCCAGGCTGCCGAAGCGTTGGCCGCCGGCATCGGCTCACGAGGATCGCGGCCCGCGGTCTGCATCGTCGAGACCGACGTGGCCACCCTGGTGATGCCCGACCCGGCCGGGGGCGCCAGTACTTTCGTCACCACCTGCCCGATCAGCGGTATCGACGATGTGGTCGGCTGGCTTGGTGACGCCGTGCGCGCGGGAGATCGTCGACCAGACGCGGTGATGGTGGCCGGGTCGGTTCGCGGCATGGACCGGCTCGGGCGCCGTTTGGAGTCCACGCTGTCGATGCCGGTCTTTGTTCAGGGCGGCGCATTGCAGGCGCTGGCCCGTGGCGCGGCGCTGGCCCTGGCGCCGCATGCCGAATTGACCGCAGCGCCCAGTGATGCGCCTGCCGGGAGCTTGGGGGCGGGCGCCATCGGCCGACTTCGGGCCCGGCCGCTGTCCTACGTCGCGGCGCTCCTGGCGCTGGCGGGGGCAGTGGTGACCTTGGTGGCGTCGGTCGCCGCCGCGCTGAGCCTGCAACTGGGCCCGAGCAGGGATCTCCCGGATCCGCCGCCCCATCGCGCGACGGTGGCCCGCGTCGCCGTCCCAGCCGCGCCGTCGGCGGCCGCCCCAGCGCCGGCCCCGCCTCCGGCGGTCACGGCACCCCCGGCGGAGACGCCCGAGAACACACCCGACGAGTTCGGTTCGCTGTGGGATGCGCCGGAGGACGACCCGGGGCTGGTTGCTCCCGCGCCGGCGGGAGTTTCATCCCAGCTGGAACGCATCCGGGACCACATCTTCGGCCAGCCCGGCCGCTGAGTCAGGCCGGCTCCGGCACGTCGGCGGCGGTTCCGGCAAAGGACACCGTCACCTCGTCGGCGACCTGCATGGCCCCCATCAACATCGAATAGCGCCGCACACCGAAGTCGCTGTGGCGCACCTGGGTGTCGCCGCTCACCCGCCAAGAGCCGCCGTCCTCGGCCACCTCGACGGTGATGACGTGCTGTCGCGTGCGTCCGTGGATCTCCAGCTCGCCGGTCAGGCGATAACCGTGGTCGGTCGGCGCGATGTCGGTGGAGGTGAATCGGATCAGCGGATGCTTGGAGCTGTCGAGGCATTTGAGCGCATTGGCCCGGATCAGCGCCTTCTCGGGCGCCGTCAACGGGGTCATGCCGCCTTCGCCCTGCAACACCCGCAGCGAGTCCACCTCGACGGTCAGCTCCACGGCCGCGGGTTGCGTGCCGTTCCAGGTCACCGCCGCCGCCCAGCGGTCCATCACGATCGTGAGCCGATGGCCCATCTTCGATGCGCGCCCGGCCACGCCCGTTTTGACCAGCAGTTGGCCGTGCGATGGGTCGAGCTGCGCCTGTGTCGCGGTCATCCGCGGCACTCTAGCGCTCTGCGTGGCGAGGGGTTTCGATGGATTCGCGATGGCATGCCGCAGCCACCCGTTAGGCTCTGACGCGTCGCCGACGGGTGGCCTGGAACGACAGACTGAGGGCGAAGAATGATTCGTGAACTAGCTGCAGCTGCTTTCATCGCGGGAGCCGCGGGTGCAGTAGCTATCAGCGCCGCACCGGACGCCGCTGCCTACCCAGGTGACGTGCCGGGCATGGTCGATGGCCAACGGCAGGGCGACGCCTGCTTCAGCTGGGAGCGCTTCATCTACGGGCACGGCCCCAACGGCCAGGCACTGGCCTGTCACTTCATCGCCAACCAATTCCCGGCCAAGGAAACGGGGTTCTGGCAGGTCTCCTACCCGCTCTACGGCGTTCAGGAAATCGGCTCGCCCTGCCCCAATCCGCAGTCGGCCGCGCAGTCAACCGACGGACTGCCGTTGCTGTGCCTGGGGGCGCGCGGCTGGCAGCCCGGGATCTACACCGGTGGCATCGGCCCCTACTTCCCGCCGGGAATCGCCCAGGTGGGCTGACCGACCCGGGTGACCGCGTCCGGCGCTTTCGCCGGCCAGCTCTCGCCCAGGCAGCTGCGCTAGTTTCGAGCGGACGACGGCCGCTCACGGTAAGGAGCAGCGCACCATGCAACTGGGAATGATCGGTCTGGGCCGGATGGGCGCCAATCTGGTTCGCCGGCTGGTCGACGGCGGTCATGAGTGTGTGGTCTATGACCACGACACCGCCGCGGTCACCGCACTTGCCGCCGAGCCCCGCACCACCGGGGTGTCCTCGCTGGCCGAGCTGGCGGCGCGGCTGTCCAGCCCGCGCGTGGTGTGGGTGATGGTGCCTGCCGGTGATATCACCACCGGGGTCATCGATGAGCTCGCCGGCGTCCTGGCGGCCGGAGACATCGTGATCGACGGCGGCAACTCTTACTACCGGGACGACATCAAACACGCAAAGACCTTGACAGACAAGGGTATTCGCTTACTTGACTGCGGAACGAGCGGCGGTGTGTGGGGGCGTGAACGCGGATACTGCCTGATGATCGGCGGAGATCGCGCCGCGTTCGACTACGCCGAGCCGATCTTTGCCACGGTGGCGCCGGGAGTGGACACGGCGTCGCGCACACCGGGCCGCGTGGGCGAGATCGCCCAGGCCGAGAACGGCTACCTGTACTGCGGCCCGACGGGGGCCGGGCACTTCGTCAAGATGGTTCACAACGGTATTGAGTACGGGATGATGGCCTCGATCGCGGAGGGGCTGAACATCTTGCACCACGCCGACATCGGCAAGCAGGACCAGCACGGTGACGCCGAAACCGCGCCCTTGGCTAATCCCGAGTTCTATCGCTACGACATCGATGTCGCGCAGGTCGCCGAAGTCTGGCGGCGGGGCAGTGTGATCGGTTCCTGGCTGCTGGACCTGACCGCCAGCGCCTTGCACAAGTCGCCGGACTTGGACGAATTCGCCGGTCGGGTCTCCGATTCCGGTGAAGGGCGCTGGACCGTGATCGCCGCGATCGATGAGGGTGTGCCGGCGCCGGTGCTCACCACCGCACTTTATTCGCGGTTTGCCTCGCGCCAACTGTTCGAGTTCGGCGCCAAGGTGCTGTCGGCGATGCGCAAACAATTTGGCGGGCACGACGAGAAGCCCGGGTGATCGCACCACTCGCGGTGCTCTGCAGACGGCAACGGGTTCACCGCCGCGACTGATCGCGACGGTGAACCCGTGGCAGCTGCTCTGGTTACCGCTGGGCTCCAGCGGTGGTCGATCTAGACGCCCGAGGCCTCGTTGAGCGCTTCGAGGGTGCCGGTGGCCTCGAGGTACTCCTGAACCCACCGCTCGATGACGGTCGCGGTCTTCTCCACCTTGGTGAACTGCCCGACGACCTGACCGACCGGGTTGAATGCGACATCCACGGTCTCGTTGGGGTACTTGTTCGTGGCGCGCACGGCCATGCCGGAGACCATGTACTGCAGCGGCATGCCCAGGGGCTTGGGGTTCTCCGGCGCTTCCCACGCCTCGGTCCACTCATTGCGCAGCATCCGGGCCGGCTTGCCGGTGAAGGAGCGGCTGCGGACAGTGTCGCGGCTGCCGGCCTTGATGTAGGCGGCGTGCTGGGCCTCGGTGTTCGAAGACTCCTCGACCATCAACCACTGCGAACCGGTCCACGCACCCTGCGCGCCCAGTGCCAGCGCCGCCGCGATCTGCTGACCGCTGCCGATGCCGCCTGCCGCCAGCACGGGAACCGGTGCCACTGCCTTGACGACCTCGGGCCACAGCACGATCGAGCCGACGTCGCCGCAGTGGCCGCCGGCCTCGCCGCCCTGGGCGATGATGATGTCCACACCGGCCGCAGCGTGCTTCTGGGCTTGGCGGGCAGAGCCGCACAACGCGGCGACCTTACGGCCCGACTCGTGGATGTGGGCGATCATGTCGGCCGGGGGAGTGCCCAGCGCGTTGGCGATCATCGTCACCTTCGGGTGCTGCAGCGCCACCTCGACCTGGGGGGTGGCGGTCGCCTCGGTCCAGCCGAGGAGTTGCAGGCTGTCCTCGTCGGCGTTCTCGACGGGCACACCGTGGTCGGCCAGCAGTTTCTTGCCGAAGTCGAGGTGCTGCTGCGGTACCAGCTTGCGCAGCGATTCGGCCAGGTCCTCGGCCGACTGGCCGGAGTCCATGCCTTCGTACTTGTTGGGGATGACGATGTCGACGCCATACGGGTGGTCGCCGATGTTCTCGTCGATCCACTTCAGCTCGATCTCGAGCTGCTCCGGC is a window encoding:
- a CDS encoding DUF7159 family protein, giving the protein MDTVLGLAITPSTIGWVIADSGGPGCPTIDGEEVRVADGPAGPAGSDATALAEQAGAVAAQVCSMLATRGERLHGVAVTWSDDAAVGVALLLETLADAGVEHVVPVRYSQAAEALAAGIGSRGSRPAVCIVETDVATLVMPDPAGGASTFVTTCPISGIDDVVGWLGDAVRAGDRRPDAVMVAGSVRGMDRLGRRLESTLSMPVFVQGGALQALARGAALALAPHAELTAAPSDAPAGSLGAGAIGRLRARPLSYVAALLALAGAVVTLVASVAAALSLQLGPSRDLPDPPPHRATVARVAVPAAPSAAAPAPAPPPAVTAPPAETPENTPDEFGSLWDAPEDDPGLVAPAPAGVSSQLERIRDHIFGQPGR
- a CDS encoding YceI family protein — protein: MTATQAQLDPSHGQLLVKTGVAGRASKMGHRLTIVMDRWAAAVTWNGTQPAAVELTVEVDSLRVLQGEGGMTPLTAPEKALIRANALKCLDSSKHPLIRFTSTDIAPTDHGYRLTGELEIHGRTRQHVITVEVAEDGGSWRVSGDTQVRHSDFGVRRYSMLMGAMQVADEVTVSFAGTAADVPEPA
- the gnd gene encoding phosphogluconate dehydrogenase (NAD(+)-dependent, decarboxylating), giving the protein MQLGMIGLGRMGANLVRRLVDGGHECVVYDHDTAAVTALAAEPRTTGVSSLAELAARLSSPRVVWVMVPAGDITTGVIDELAGVLAAGDIVIDGGNSYYRDDIKHAKTLTDKGIRLLDCGTSGGVWGRERGYCLMIGGDRAAFDYAEPIFATVAPGVDTASRTPGRVGEIAQAENGYLYCGPTGAGHFVKMVHNGIEYGMMASIAEGLNILHHADIGKQDQHGDAETAPLANPEFYRYDIDVAQVAEVWRRGSVIGSWLLDLTASALHKSPDLDEFAGRVSDSGEGRWTVIAAIDEGVPAPVLTTALYSRFASRQLFEFGAKVLSAMRKQFGGHDEKPG
- a CDS encoding nitronate monooxygenase, translated to MHTPLCDELGIEFPIFAFTHCRDVVVAVSKAGGFGVLGAVGFTPEQLEIELKWIDENIGDHPYGVDIVIPNKYEGMDSGQSAEDLAESLRKLVPQQHLDFGKKLLADHGVPVENADEDSLQLLGWTEATATPQVEVALQHPKVTMIANALGTPPADMIAHIHESGRKVAALCGSARQAQKHAAAGVDIIIAQGGEAGGHCGDVGSIVLWPEVVKAVAPVPVLAAGGIGSGQQIAAALALGAQGAWTGSQWLMVEESSNTEAQHAAYIKAGSRDTVRSRSFTGKPARMLRNEWTEAWEAPENPKPLGMPLQYMVSGMAVRATNKYPNETVDVAFNPVGQVVGQFTKVEKTATVIERWVQEYLEATGTLEALNEASGV